One stretch of Tachysurus fulvidraco isolate hzauxx_2018 chromosome 12, HZAU_PFXX_2.0, whole genome shotgun sequence DNA includes these proteins:
- the kif26ba gene encoding kinesin-like protein KIF26B isoform X2, producing MLRVCAVSHAESSSFLKVDSRKKQVSIMDPSVNSTSQQSSNHKRGASTQVPPKMFTFDSAFSHDASQAEVCAGTVAEVIQSVVNGADGCVFCFGHSKLGKTYTMIGKDDSMQNLGIIPCAISWLFKIITERKEKTGARFSVRVSAVEVWGKDENLKDLLSDVATGSLQDGHSPGVYLCEDPICGMQLQNQSELRAPTAEKAAFFLDAAIAARYSSRAECDEDEHRNSHMLFTLHIYQYRMEKSGKGGMSGGRSRLHLIDLGSCVKELSKPCESATATQCLSLSALGNVILALVNGSKHIPYKDSKLTMLLRESLGNMNCRTTMIAHISSSPSHFSETLSTLQIASRVLKMKKKKTKQYTSSSSGGESSCEEGRMKRPTQLRNIHSRNIRGSEIQLLHITSDQDDYSSSEQSCDTVIYVGPNGSALSDRELTDNEGPPEFVPIITSIHEDKGGQSRQSSQLGDALIQPPQNVQSIQTLHPQTLPPVAEETAVPSKQEKDCLKCNTFAELQERLGCIDGSEEVNSFPFEEVLSNRLKKIESLPSCTTTEDPKRISNDQQLEEIREVVEEAEIAQSIIESLAKSTINTSPLSTSGTGGTGVRQLTSLQRANSLHNSRESISGGSSSDSKPRSSGSPRLGIASLTKTSEFKPPYSPSQRCKVYTQKGVMPNTHPQSTQNLYRDSGKSSTESLLQAEFRTSPVGTGPQVLKCSSSSNSLGSVDTLCDDVPQLPLDNKNSTPVTLQQLEPQAEDDLVFTLVEELTLNGIIEDGRPTSVISFNSECSVQDLALGPRPVSIISSLSEDLDCYSNPTSITTATISEANIVKFLPLSKEEGEFIINRRPSNSSWLTEMSTGSGEGQLCQSFVMQQCFGQGDGLAEVQLLEVNEVEELTEQNKEDGNVFCRSETSTKMSPTMGKTTVTISNVQTLCTLTSFSRNKTNITTQPCVALMPIIHDTPTKPPSDKDHRSPPVPLSSKMIFNDPWMKRESSSPEEPVCEAKLEKGTSEYIKSKRVLDRKGLSSCEAEGSDSFNRVIDGCEMVLNASENITPLFSANILRTGSLPRAWHHLNKQDDLDESSYRYMSGEYKTLGVTTSTPCSPRATLERRLSSGKQGFFSRPKGIPPLPPVRKSSLDQRNRASLQHNPTNNQCPSLHLPFLGSTPENLAGKQTAPNLESSRLFSAKLELLANRTNSLGRSHVGHYDCHSLERGESLMLVGSKAAVVRDSTMPRVGRSITRNSVSSPSNGLTSNSSVTHSPKSSQSKISAVTKLLMASPKSRSLSTSNTKSLSFSTKSLPQSVNRSSSLPPNGKNQNPNSWSTQSLSRSRGLGLASKLPLRAVNGRISELLQGSAGQTSHGRGTCNTEERGGTVHGAAVVHTLPSPYSKITAPRRPHRCSSGHASDNSSVLSGELPPAMGKTTLFYHSGGSSGYESMIRDSEATGSASSAQESMSDNSSSISGRRSLKNAKKRNTGTQRRRLIPNLTLDPTSPVRKPILSPGARWFDGPLRPPQRGVAEPFEIKVYEIDDVERLQRRRTTVSKGVVYFSAKLTILEHRQQRISEIQTKYDWLKKELEQTKKHLMLEPEKWTSEFDMEPVFEVDSLEYLEALEFVTQRLENRVNFCKSHLMMVTCFDVTCRQR from the exons atgctgcgtgtgtgtgccgtgTCCCATGCTGAGTCCAGCTCCTTCCTGAAAGTGGACTCTCGTAAGAAACAGGTTAGCATTATGGATCCATCTGTTAACTCCACCTCCCAGCAGAGCTCCAATCACAAACGAGGAGCCTCCACCCAAGTACCACCCAAAATGTTCACCTTCGACTCTGCCTTCTCACATGATGCCTCACAG gcgGAGGTGTGTGCTGGTACCGTAGCCGAGGTGATCCAGTCGGTTGTGAATGGAGCTGATGgatgtgtgttctgttttggTCACTCCAAACTGG gaaaaaCCTACACCATGATTGGGAAGGACGACTCCATGCAGAACCTGGGCATTATCCCCTGCGCTATCTCCTGGCTCTTTAAAATCATTACGGAGCGGAAGGAGAAGACCGGAGCTCGATTCTCTGTCCGTGTCTCTGCCGTGGAAGTCTGGGGGAAAGATGAGAACCTGAAGGACCTGCTGTCTGACGTGGCCACAGGCAGTTTACAGGATGGCCACTCACCTGGGGTTTACCTGTGTGAAGACCCCATCTGTGGCATGCAG CTGCAGAATCAGAGCGAGCTGCGAGCGCCGACTGCAGAGAAAGCTGCCTTCTTTTTAGACGCCGCTATCGCAGCTCGGTACAGCAGCCGAGCCGAATGTGATGAGGACGAACATCGTAACTCACACATGCTCTTCACACTGCACATCTACCAGTACCGCATGGAGAAGAGCGGAAAAGGAGGCA tgtccgGAGGCCGCAGTCGTCTGCACCTTATAGATTTGGGAAGTTGTGTGAAGGAGTTGTCTAAACCCTGTGAAAGTGCCACAGCCActcagtgtctgtctctctcggcCCTCGGCAACGTCATCCTCGCCCTCGTCAACGGCTCCAAACACATTCCCTACAA GGACAGTAAGTTAACTATGCTGTTGCGAGAGTCGCTGGGAAACATGAATTGTCGCACGACCATGATCGCTCACATCTCCTCCTCTCCCAGCCATTTCTCAGAAACTTTGTCTACACTACAGATTGCTTCTCGAgtgctgaagatgaagaagaaaaagactaAA CAGTACACATCTAGCTCCTCTGGTGGAGAAAGCTCATGTGAGGAGGGAAGAATGAAACGTCCGACTCAGCTCCGCAACATTCACTCCAGGAACATTAGAGGATCTGAAATACAGCTGCTTCACATTACCAGCGACCAAGATGATTATTCCAGCAGTGAGCAGTCTTGTGATACTGTCATTTACGTAGGTCCAAACGGTTCTGCACTTTCAGACAGAGAGCTCACAGATAACGAAGGTCCTCCAGAGTTTGTACCCATCATAACATCTATTCATGAGGATAAGGGAGGCCAAAGCAGGCAGTCATCTCAGTTAGGTGATGCTTTAATCCAACCACCACAAAATGTCCAGTCGATTCAGACCCTTCATCCTCAGACACTTCCTCCTGTAGCTGAAGAAACTGCAGTCCCTAGCAAGCAGGAGAAAGATTGTCTCAAATGCAACACATTTGCAGAGCTGCAGGAGCGTCTGGGGTGCATTGATGGCAGCGAGGAAGTAAACAGTTTTCCTTTTGAAGAAGTTCTGTCCAACAGACTTAAGAAAATTGAATCTCTTCCATCCTGCACCACCACAGAGGATCCCAAGAGGATCTCTAATGATCAGCAACTGGAGGAGATCCGGGAAGTGGTAGAGGAAGCAGAGATTGCACAGTCCATTATAGAAAGTCTGGCAAAGTCCACAATAAACACGTCTCCTCTTTCTACAAGTGGAACTGGAGGGACTGGTGTTAGACAGCTCACATCTCTTCAAAGGGCCAACAGTCTTCACAACAGCAGGGAGTCCATTAGTGGAGGAAGCAGCAGTGACAGTAAACCTCGTTCCTCTGGTTCCCCCAGACTCGGTATAGCTAGCTTGACAAAAACATCAGAATTCAAACCTCCCTATTCACCTTCTCAGCGCTGCAAAGTGTACACCCAGAAAGGCGTAATGCCTAATACACATCCACAATCCACACAAAACTTGTACAGAGATTCAGGAAAGTCATCTACTGAGTCGTTGCTTCAGGCTGAATTTAGAACATCTCCTGTCGGGACGGGTCCTCAGGTACTGAAATGCTCTTCTTCCTCCAACAGTTTAGGATCAGTGGACACACTGTGTGATGATGTTCCTCAACTACCTCTggacaataaaaacagcacacCGGTCACCTTGCAGCAGTTAGAGCCACAGGCTGAAGATGACTTGGTCTTTACCCTTGTTGAGGAGTTAACACTGAACGGGATCATAGAGGACGGCAGGCCCACCAGTGTAATCAGCTTCAACAGTGAGTGCTCAGTTCAGGATCTTGCATTGGGTCCACGTCCCGTCAGCATCATCAGCAGTTTGAGTGAAGACTTGGATTGCTACAGCAATCCAACCTCCATTACCACTGCCACCATCTCAGAAGCCAACATTGTTAAATTTCTGCCTCTCAGCAAGGAGGAAGGAGAGTTCATCATAAACCGACGGCCCTCTAACAGTTCTTGGCTGACGGAAATGAGTACGGGAAGTGGTGAAGGACAACTTTGTCAAAGCTTTGTTATGCAGCAATGCTTTGGGCAGGGTGACGGACTAGCTGAGGTTCAGCTTCTGGAAGTTAATGAGGTAGAGGAGCTCACAGAACAGAACAAGGAGGATGGAAATGTTTTCTGTAGAAGTGAAACTTCCACCAAAATGTCTCCAACCATGGGAAAAACAACAGTCACTATTTCCAATGTTCAGACATTATGCACCTTGACTAGCTTTTCCCGTAACAAAACTAATATAACAACTCAGCCTTGTGTTGCTCTAATGCCCATTATTCATGATACACCAACCAAACCCCCTTCTGACAAAGATCACAGATCTCCACCAGTTCCTCTCTCAAGTAAGATGATTTTTAATGATCCCTGGATGAAAAGGGAGTCCTCCAGCCCCGAGGAACCTGTCTGTGAAGCAAAGCTAGAGAAAGGAACATCTGAATATATAAAGAGTAAAAGAGTGTTAGACAGAAAAGGTTTAAGCAGCTGTGAAGCAGAAGGTTCTGATTCCTTCAATAGGGTCATAGATGGATGTGAAATGGTTctaaatgcttcagaaaacatcACACCTTTGTTTTCAGCTAACATCCTCAGGACCGGCAGCCTTCCTAGGGCATGGCATCACCTAAACAAGCAGGATGACCTTGATGAGTCTTCTTATCGCTACATGAGTGGAGAATATAAAACCCTTGGAGTTACTACATCCACTCCCTGCAGTCCTCGAGCCACACTGGAGCGAAGATTATCATCGGGAAAGCAAGGGTTCTTCAGTCGTCCAAAAGGAATCCCACCCTTACCACCTGTGAGGAAGTCAAGTCTTGACCAGAGAAACAGAGCCAGTCTCCAGCACAATCCCACAAATAACCAGTGTCCAAGCCTGCACTTACCGTTCTTGGGCAGCACTCCAGAGAATCTGGCTGGTAAACAAACAGCACCAAACTTGGAGAGCAGCAGACTCTTCAGTGCCAAACTTGAGCTTTTGGCTAACAGAACCAATTCTCTGGGAAGGTCCCATGTTGGCCACTATGACTGTCATTCTTTAGAGAGAGGGGAGAGTCTGATGCTTGTTGGATCTAAAGCAGCTGTAGTGAGAGATAGCACCATGCCCCGAGTTGGCAGAAGCATCACACGTAACTCTGTCTCTTCTCCATCCAATGGACTGACCAGCAATTCCAGTGTAACACATTCACCCAAATCAAGCCAATCCAAAATCTCAGCTGTTACCAAACTCCTCATGGCCAGTCCTAAGTCTCGAAGCCTTTCCACATCTAACACCAAGAGCTTGAGCTTCTCCACCAAGTCCCTTCCACAGTCAGTAAACAGGAGCTCCAGTCTGCCCCCTAATGGAAAGAACCAAAACCCAAATTCTTGGTCAACTCAATCTCTAAGCCGCAGCAGGGGATTAGGGCTTGCCTCGAAGCTGCCCCTTAGAGCTGTAAATGGACGAATCTCAGAACTTCTGCAGGGCAGTGCAGGCCAGACCAGTCATGGACGAGGTACATGTAATACTGAGGAAAGAGGAGGAACAGTCCATGGTGCAGCAGTGGTTCATACACTACCGTCCCCATATAGTAAGATTACTGCTCCACGGAGGCCACATCGTTGCAGCAGCGGCCATGCTAGTGATAACAGCAGCGTTCTGAGTGGAGAGCTGCCACCGGCCATGGGGAAAACTACACTCTTCTACCACAGTGGGGGCAGCAGTGGTTATGAGAGTATGATACGTGACAGCGAGGCCACCGGAAGCGCATCTTCTGCTCAGGAGTCTATGAGTGATAACAGCAGCTCAATTAGTGGGAGAAGGAGTCttaaaaatgcaaagaaaaggAACACAG GAACCCAGAGAAGGCGCCTCATTCCCAATTTGACCCTTGACCCCACGTCACCCGTAAGGAAGCCAATCCTGAGCCCCGGAGCACGCTGGTTTGACGGACCACTTCGGCCCCCACAGAGGGGCGTGGCTGAACCATTTGAGATTAAAGTTTATGAGATCGACGACGTGGAGCGTCTGCAGAGGAGGCGGACCACCGTCAGTAAG GGCGTGGTGTATTTCAGCGCTAAGTTAACTATTTTGGAGCATCGACAGCAAAGGATCTCAGAAATCCAAACCAAATACGACTGGCTGAAGAAAGAACTGGAACAAACTAAAAAGCACCTGATGCTTGAGCCGGAGAAGTGGACCTCAGAGT TTGACATGGAGCCCGTGTTCGAGGTCGACTCTCTGGAGTATTTAGAGGCGCTGGAGTTCGTCACCCAGCGGCTGGAGAACCGAGTTAATTTCTGTAAATCTCACCTGATGATGGTCACGTGTTTCGATGTCACGTGTCGCCAACGGTAA
- the kif26ba gene encoding kinesin-like protein KIF26B isoform X1, which translates to MLRVCAVSHAESSSFLKVDSRKKQVSIMDPSVNSTSQQSSNHKRGASTQVPPKMFTFDSAFSHDASQAEVCAGTVAEVIQSVVNGADGCVFCFGHSKLGKTYTMIGKDDSMQNLGIIPCAISWLFKIITERKEKTGARFSVRVSAVEVWGKDENLKDLLSDVATGSLQDGHSPGVYLCEDPICGMQLQNQSELRAPTAEKAAFFLDAAIAARYSSRAECDEDEHRNSHMLFTLHIYQYRMEKSGKGGMSGGRSRLHLIDLGSCVKELSKPCESATATQCLSLSALGNVILALVNGSKHIPYKDSKLTMLLRESLGNMNCRTTMIAHISSSPSHFSETLSTLQIASRVLKMKKKKTKVSLQYTSSSSGGESSCEEGRMKRPTQLRNIHSRNIRGSEIQLLHITSDQDDYSSSEQSCDTVIYVGPNGSALSDRELTDNEGPPEFVPIITSIHEDKGGQSRQSSQLGDALIQPPQNVQSIQTLHPQTLPPVAEETAVPSKQEKDCLKCNTFAELQERLGCIDGSEEVNSFPFEEVLSNRLKKIESLPSCTTTEDPKRISNDQQLEEIREVVEEAEIAQSIIESLAKSTINTSPLSTSGTGGTGVRQLTSLQRANSLHNSRESISGGSSSDSKPRSSGSPRLGIASLTKTSEFKPPYSPSQRCKVYTQKGVMPNTHPQSTQNLYRDSGKSSTESLLQAEFRTSPVGTGPQVLKCSSSSNSLGSVDTLCDDVPQLPLDNKNSTPVTLQQLEPQAEDDLVFTLVEELTLNGIIEDGRPTSVISFNSECSVQDLALGPRPVSIISSLSEDLDCYSNPTSITTATISEANIVKFLPLSKEEGEFIINRRPSNSSWLTEMSTGSGEGQLCQSFVMQQCFGQGDGLAEVQLLEVNEVEELTEQNKEDGNVFCRSETSTKMSPTMGKTTVTISNVQTLCTLTSFSRNKTNITTQPCVALMPIIHDTPTKPPSDKDHRSPPVPLSSKMIFNDPWMKRESSSPEEPVCEAKLEKGTSEYIKSKRVLDRKGLSSCEAEGSDSFNRVIDGCEMVLNASENITPLFSANILRTGSLPRAWHHLNKQDDLDESSYRYMSGEYKTLGVTTSTPCSPRATLERRLSSGKQGFFSRPKGIPPLPPVRKSSLDQRNRASLQHNPTNNQCPSLHLPFLGSTPENLAGKQTAPNLESSRLFSAKLELLANRTNSLGRSHVGHYDCHSLERGESLMLVGSKAAVVRDSTMPRVGRSITRNSVSSPSNGLTSNSSVTHSPKSSQSKISAVTKLLMASPKSRSLSTSNTKSLSFSTKSLPQSVNRSSSLPPNGKNQNPNSWSTQSLSRSRGLGLASKLPLRAVNGRISELLQGSAGQTSHGRGTCNTEERGGTVHGAAVVHTLPSPYSKITAPRRPHRCSSGHASDNSSVLSGELPPAMGKTTLFYHSGGSSGYESMIRDSEATGSASSAQESMSDNSSSISGRRSLKNAKKRNTGTQRRRLIPNLTLDPTSPVRKPILSPGARWFDGPLRPPQRGVAEPFEIKVYEIDDVERLQRRRTTVSKGVVYFSAKLTILEHRQQRISEIQTKYDWLKKELEQTKKHLMLEPEKWTSEFDMEPVFEVDSLEYLEALEFVTQRLENRVNFCKSHLMMVTCFDVTCRQR; encoded by the exons atgctgcgtgtgtgtgccgtgTCCCATGCTGAGTCCAGCTCCTTCCTGAAAGTGGACTCTCGTAAGAAACAGGTTAGCATTATGGATCCATCTGTTAACTCCACCTCCCAGCAGAGCTCCAATCACAAACGAGGAGCCTCCACCCAAGTACCACCCAAAATGTTCACCTTCGACTCTGCCTTCTCACATGATGCCTCACAG gcgGAGGTGTGTGCTGGTACCGTAGCCGAGGTGATCCAGTCGGTTGTGAATGGAGCTGATGgatgtgtgttctgttttggTCACTCCAAACTGG gaaaaaCCTACACCATGATTGGGAAGGACGACTCCATGCAGAACCTGGGCATTATCCCCTGCGCTATCTCCTGGCTCTTTAAAATCATTACGGAGCGGAAGGAGAAGACCGGAGCTCGATTCTCTGTCCGTGTCTCTGCCGTGGAAGTCTGGGGGAAAGATGAGAACCTGAAGGACCTGCTGTCTGACGTGGCCACAGGCAGTTTACAGGATGGCCACTCACCTGGGGTTTACCTGTGTGAAGACCCCATCTGTGGCATGCAG CTGCAGAATCAGAGCGAGCTGCGAGCGCCGACTGCAGAGAAAGCTGCCTTCTTTTTAGACGCCGCTATCGCAGCTCGGTACAGCAGCCGAGCCGAATGTGATGAGGACGAACATCGTAACTCACACATGCTCTTCACACTGCACATCTACCAGTACCGCATGGAGAAGAGCGGAAAAGGAGGCA tgtccgGAGGCCGCAGTCGTCTGCACCTTATAGATTTGGGAAGTTGTGTGAAGGAGTTGTCTAAACCCTGTGAAAGTGCCACAGCCActcagtgtctgtctctctcggcCCTCGGCAACGTCATCCTCGCCCTCGTCAACGGCTCCAAACACATTCCCTACAA GGACAGTAAGTTAACTATGCTGTTGCGAGAGTCGCTGGGAAACATGAATTGTCGCACGACCATGATCGCTCACATCTCCTCCTCTCCCAGCCATTTCTCAGAAACTTTGTCTACACTACAGATTGCTTCTCGAgtgctgaagatgaagaagaaaaagactaAAGTAAGCTTG CAGTACACATCTAGCTCCTCTGGTGGAGAAAGCTCATGTGAGGAGGGAAGAATGAAACGTCCGACTCAGCTCCGCAACATTCACTCCAGGAACATTAGAGGATCTGAAATACAGCTGCTTCACATTACCAGCGACCAAGATGATTATTCCAGCAGTGAGCAGTCTTGTGATACTGTCATTTACGTAGGTCCAAACGGTTCTGCACTTTCAGACAGAGAGCTCACAGATAACGAAGGTCCTCCAGAGTTTGTACCCATCATAACATCTATTCATGAGGATAAGGGAGGCCAAAGCAGGCAGTCATCTCAGTTAGGTGATGCTTTAATCCAACCACCACAAAATGTCCAGTCGATTCAGACCCTTCATCCTCAGACACTTCCTCCTGTAGCTGAAGAAACTGCAGTCCCTAGCAAGCAGGAGAAAGATTGTCTCAAATGCAACACATTTGCAGAGCTGCAGGAGCGTCTGGGGTGCATTGATGGCAGCGAGGAAGTAAACAGTTTTCCTTTTGAAGAAGTTCTGTCCAACAGACTTAAGAAAATTGAATCTCTTCCATCCTGCACCACCACAGAGGATCCCAAGAGGATCTCTAATGATCAGCAACTGGAGGAGATCCGGGAAGTGGTAGAGGAAGCAGAGATTGCACAGTCCATTATAGAAAGTCTGGCAAAGTCCACAATAAACACGTCTCCTCTTTCTACAAGTGGAACTGGAGGGACTGGTGTTAGACAGCTCACATCTCTTCAAAGGGCCAACAGTCTTCACAACAGCAGGGAGTCCATTAGTGGAGGAAGCAGCAGTGACAGTAAACCTCGTTCCTCTGGTTCCCCCAGACTCGGTATAGCTAGCTTGACAAAAACATCAGAATTCAAACCTCCCTATTCACCTTCTCAGCGCTGCAAAGTGTACACCCAGAAAGGCGTAATGCCTAATACACATCCACAATCCACACAAAACTTGTACAGAGATTCAGGAAAGTCATCTACTGAGTCGTTGCTTCAGGCTGAATTTAGAACATCTCCTGTCGGGACGGGTCCTCAGGTACTGAAATGCTCTTCTTCCTCCAACAGTTTAGGATCAGTGGACACACTGTGTGATGATGTTCCTCAACTACCTCTggacaataaaaacagcacacCGGTCACCTTGCAGCAGTTAGAGCCACAGGCTGAAGATGACTTGGTCTTTACCCTTGTTGAGGAGTTAACACTGAACGGGATCATAGAGGACGGCAGGCCCACCAGTGTAATCAGCTTCAACAGTGAGTGCTCAGTTCAGGATCTTGCATTGGGTCCACGTCCCGTCAGCATCATCAGCAGTTTGAGTGAAGACTTGGATTGCTACAGCAATCCAACCTCCATTACCACTGCCACCATCTCAGAAGCCAACATTGTTAAATTTCTGCCTCTCAGCAAGGAGGAAGGAGAGTTCATCATAAACCGACGGCCCTCTAACAGTTCTTGGCTGACGGAAATGAGTACGGGAAGTGGTGAAGGACAACTTTGTCAAAGCTTTGTTATGCAGCAATGCTTTGGGCAGGGTGACGGACTAGCTGAGGTTCAGCTTCTGGAAGTTAATGAGGTAGAGGAGCTCACAGAACAGAACAAGGAGGATGGAAATGTTTTCTGTAGAAGTGAAACTTCCACCAAAATGTCTCCAACCATGGGAAAAACAACAGTCACTATTTCCAATGTTCAGACATTATGCACCTTGACTAGCTTTTCCCGTAACAAAACTAATATAACAACTCAGCCTTGTGTTGCTCTAATGCCCATTATTCATGATACACCAACCAAACCCCCTTCTGACAAAGATCACAGATCTCCACCAGTTCCTCTCTCAAGTAAGATGATTTTTAATGATCCCTGGATGAAAAGGGAGTCCTCCAGCCCCGAGGAACCTGTCTGTGAAGCAAAGCTAGAGAAAGGAACATCTGAATATATAAAGAGTAAAAGAGTGTTAGACAGAAAAGGTTTAAGCAGCTGTGAAGCAGAAGGTTCTGATTCCTTCAATAGGGTCATAGATGGATGTGAAATGGTTctaaatgcttcagaaaacatcACACCTTTGTTTTCAGCTAACATCCTCAGGACCGGCAGCCTTCCTAGGGCATGGCATCACCTAAACAAGCAGGATGACCTTGATGAGTCTTCTTATCGCTACATGAGTGGAGAATATAAAACCCTTGGAGTTACTACATCCACTCCCTGCAGTCCTCGAGCCACACTGGAGCGAAGATTATCATCGGGAAAGCAAGGGTTCTTCAGTCGTCCAAAAGGAATCCCACCCTTACCACCTGTGAGGAAGTCAAGTCTTGACCAGAGAAACAGAGCCAGTCTCCAGCACAATCCCACAAATAACCAGTGTCCAAGCCTGCACTTACCGTTCTTGGGCAGCACTCCAGAGAATCTGGCTGGTAAACAAACAGCACCAAACTTGGAGAGCAGCAGACTCTTCAGTGCCAAACTTGAGCTTTTGGCTAACAGAACCAATTCTCTGGGAAGGTCCCATGTTGGCCACTATGACTGTCATTCTTTAGAGAGAGGGGAGAGTCTGATGCTTGTTGGATCTAAAGCAGCTGTAGTGAGAGATAGCACCATGCCCCGAGTTGGCAGAAGCATCACACGTAACTCTGTCTCTTCTCCATCCAATGGACTGACCAGCAATTCCAGTGTAACACATTCACCCAAATCAAGCCAATCCAAAATCTCAGCTGTTACCAAACTCCTCATGGCCAGTCCTAAGTCTCGAAGCCTTTCCACATCTAACACCAAGAGCTTGAGCTTCTCCACCAAGTCCCTTCCACAGTCAGTAAACAGGAGCTCCAGTCTGCCCCCTAATGGAAAGAACCAAAACCCAAATTCTTGGTCAACTCAATCTCTAAGCCGCAGCAGGGGATTAGGGCTTGCCTCGAAGCTGCCCCTTAGAGCTGTAAATGGACGAATCTCAGAACTTCTGCAGGGCAGTGCAGGCCAGACCAGTCATGGACGAGGTACATGTAATACTGAGGAAAGAGGAGGAACAGTCCATGGTGCAGCAGTGGTTCATACACTACCGTCCCCATATAGTAAGATTACTGCTCCACGGAGGCCACATCGTTGCAGCAGCGGCCATGCTAGTGATAACAGCAGCGTTCTGAGTGGAGAGCTGCCACCGGCCATGGGGAAAACTACACTCTTCTACCACAGTGGGGGCAGCAGTGGTTATGAGAGTATGATACGTGACAGCGAGGCCACCGGAAGCGCATCTTCTGCTCAGGAGTCTATGAGTGATAACAGCAGCTCAATTAGTGGGAGAAGGAGTCttaaaaatgcaaagaaaaggAACACAG GAACCCAGAGAAGGCGCCTCATTCCCAATTTGACCCTTGACCCCACGTCACCCGTAAGGAAGCCAATCCTGAGCCCCGGAGCACGCTGGTTTGACGGACCACTTCGGCCCCCACAGAGGGGCGTGGCTGAACCATTTGAGATTAAAGTTTATGAGATCGACGACGTGGAGCGTCTGCAGAGGAGGCGGACCACCGTCAGTAAG GGCGTGGTGTATTTCAGCGCTAAGTTAACTATTTTGGAGCATCGACAGCAAAGGATCTCAGAAATCCAAACCAAATACGACTGGCTGAAGAAAGAACTGGAACAAACTAAAAAGCACCTGATGCTTGAGCCGGAGAAGTGGACCTCAGAGT TTGACATGGAGCCCGTGTTCGAGGTCGACTCTCTGGAGTATTTAGAGGCGCTGGAGTTCGTCACCCAGCGGCTGGAGAACCGAGTTAATTTCTGTAAATCTCACCTGATGATGGTCACGTGTTTCGATGTCACGTGTCGCCAACGGTAA